Proteins encoded together in one Bradyrhizobium sp. PSBB068 window:
- a CDS encoding MFS transporter has product MSSITADGHAAPTVSDADTDVGPLEQKHLQYANYRAVAGSTELTKTHWHIATANALGWGFDGMDGVIFALISPMVIKEFQLTLPEYRSGMQIALFVGIAGLYFWPWLADRYGRRTLLAVNIALFSLLMPVAALSPTFAVFVIARSLLFFALNGEWSLGSMLVAETWPARLRGRVISITRSAWCIGATLAGAITGLVAANFGWRIAVMVPGVIALLAIYIRSTCPESPYWVRSQDRKRRISETLARGGTVSDDDRNWFTKAKSVGISQVFMPDVLPSTLVALFVACASTCIYGTVGAWMPLYLSTEKHWSTTEYSLFYVFYGLCGFLGLCLVGWLIDKIGRRRTFIVTLIEGAIFMTLWVYSEDRVLLWAFGLLWCLGFLGFWGPSTTLTAEIFPTRIRGAANGVVWAIAYLVGFVLFPFVSIALQQHTGSFALAFLCIPVLMLAMAIGVFLFVPEHTGKELNEISE; this is encoded by the coding sequence ATGAGCAGCATCACGGCTGACGGACACGCCGCGCCTACGGTGAGCGATGCGGATACCGATGTCGGTCCGCTCGAACAGAAACACCTGCAATACGCCAACTACCGCGCCGTCGCCGGCAGCACCGAGCTGACGAAGACCCATTGGCACATCGCCACCGCCAACGCGCTCGGCTGGGGCTTCGACGGCATGGACGGCGTGATCTTCGCGCTGATCTCGCCGATGGTGATCAAGGAATTCCAGCTCACCCTGCCGGAGTATCGCTCCGGCATGCAGATCGCGCTGTTCGTCGGCATCGCCGGGCTCTATTTCTGGCCGTGGCTCGCCGACCGCTACGGCCGCCGCACACTGCTCGCGGTCAACATCGCGCTGTTCTCGCTGCTGATGCCGGTTGCGGCGCTGTCGCCGACATTCGCAGTGTTCGTGATCGCGCGCTCGCTGCTGTTCTTCGCGCTCAACGGCGAATGGTCGCTCGGCTCGATGCTGGTGGCGGAAACCTGGCCGGCGCGGCTGCGCGGCCGCGTCATCAGCATCACCCGCTCGGCCTGGTGCATCGGCGCCACGCTCGCCGGCGCGATCACCGGTCTCGTCGCCGCCAATTTCGGTTGGCGCATCGCCGTGATGGTGCCCGGCGTGATCGCGCTGCTGGCGATCTACATCCGCTCGACCTGTCCGGAATCGCCCTATTGGGTGCGCTCGCAAGACCGCAAGCGGCGTATCTCGGAGACGCTGGCACGCGGCGGCACGGTCAGCGACGACGACCGCAACTGGTTCACAAAGGCCAAGTCGGTCGGCATCAGCCAGGTGTTCATGCCCGACGTGCTGCCTTCGACATTGGTCGCACTGTTCGTTGCCTGCGCCTCGACCTGCATCTACGGCACCGTCGGCGCCTGGATGCCGCTGTACCTGTCGACCGAGAAGCACTGGTCGACCACCGAATACAGCCTCTTCTATGTGTTCTACGGCCTGTGCGGCTTTCTCGGCCTCTGCCTGGTCGGCTGGCTGATCGACAAGATCGGCCGCCGCCGCACCTTCATCGTGACCCTGATCGAGGGCGCGATCTTCATGACGCTCTGGGTCTATTCCGAGGACCGCGTGCTGCTATGGGCGTTCGGCCTGCTCTGGTGTCTCGGCTTCCTCGGCTTCTGGGGACCGAGCACGACCCTGACGGCGGAGATCTTCCCGACCCGGATCCGCGGCGCCGCCAACGGCGTGGTCTGGGCGATCGCCTATCTGGTCGGCTTCGTGCTGTTTCCCTTCGTCTCGATCGCGCTGCAGCAGCACACCGGTTCGTTCGCGCTGGCGTTCCTCTGCATCCCCGTGCTGATGCTCGCGATGGCGATCGGTGTGTTCCTGTTCGTGCCGGAGCATACCGGCAAGGAGCTGAACGAAATCAGCGAGTGA
- a CDS encoding SDR family oxidoreductase, producing the protein MTNHGKRVAWVTGGGTGIGESGAEFLAADGWTVVISGRRKEELDRVVANITKKGGKAEAIPLDVSNKADVNKAAETIIAKHGRIDLLVNSAGINVPKRSWADMELEGWDKLVEVNLNGVLYCMRAVLPTMRKQQDGCIINVASWAGRHVSKMPGPAYTTTKHAVLALTHSFNMDECVNGLRACCLSPGEVATPILKQRPVVPSEAEQAKMLQPEDCGRTIAFVASMPARVCMNEILISPTHNRGFIQTPANRD; encoded by the coding sequence ATGACAAATCATGGGAAACGCGTGGCCTGGGTCACCGGCGGTGGAACGGGAATCGGTGAATCCGGGGCGGAATTCCTGGCGGCGGACGGCTGGACGGTGGTGATTTCAGGCCGCCGCAAGGAAGAGCTGGACCGCGTGGTGGCCAACATCACGAAAAAGGGCGGCAAGGCCGAGGCGATCCCGCTCGACGTCAGCAACAAGGCCGACGTCAACAAGGCTGCCGAGACGATCATCGCCAAACACGGCCGCATCGACCTGCTGGTCAACAGCGCCGGCATCAACGTGCCGAAGCGCAGCTGGGCCGACATGGAGCTGGAAGGCTGGGACAAGCTGGTCGAGGTCAACCTCAACGGCGTGCTCTATTGCATGCGGGCGGTACTGCCGACGATGCGCAAGCAGCAGGACGGCTGCATCATCAACGTCGCCTCCTGGGCCGGCCGCCACGTCTCGAAGATGCCGGGCCCGGCCTACACCACGACCAAGCACGCGGTGCTGGCGCTGACCCATTCCTTCAACATGGACGAATGCGTCAACGGCCTGCGCGCCTGCTGCCTGTCGCCGGGCGAGGTCGCAACCCCGATCCTGAAGCAGCGGCCGGTGGTGCCGAGCGAGGCCGAGCAGGCCAAGATGCTGCAGCCCGAGGATTGCGGCCGCACCATCGCCTTCGTCGCCAGCATGCCGGCGCGGGTCTGCATGAACGAGATCCTGATCAGCCCGACGCACAACCGCGGATTCATTCAAACGCCGGCGAACAGGGATTAA
- a CDS encoding fasciclin domain-containing protein: MSKRIAYLAAAAFSALTIAATVVAPVRAEEKTVMVGGAAMFPSKNIVQNAVNSKDHTTLVAAVKAAGLVSTLEGKGPFTVFAPTNAAFEKLPAGTVDNLVKPENKATLTKILTYHVVPGKLEASDLTDGKKLKTAEGEELTVKKQDGKVLIVDAKGGTSIVTIPNVNQSNGVIHVVDTVLMPAT, encoded by the coding sequence ATGTCGAAGCGTATTGCCTATCTCGCTGCCGCCGCCTTCAGCGCCCTCACGATCGCCGCTACCGTCGTGGCGCCGGTCCGCGCCGAGGAGAAGACCGTGATGGTCGGCGGCGCCGCGATGTTCCCGTCGAAGAACATCGTCCAGAACGCGGTCAATTCGAAAGACCACACCACCCTGGTTGCCGCGGTGAAGGCCGCCGGCCTGGTCAGCACGCTGGAAGGCAAGGGCCCGTTCACGGTGTTCGCGCCGACCAACGCGGCGTTCGAGAAGCTGCCGGCCGGAACCGTCGACAATCTGGTCAAGCCCGAGAACAAGGCGACGCTGACCAAGATCCTCACCTACCATGTGGTGCCCGGCAAGCTCGAGGCCTCCGACCTCACCGACGGCAAGAAGCTGAAGACGGCCGAAGGCGAGGAACTGACCGTCAAGAAGCAGGATGGCAAGGTCTTGATCGTCGATGCGAAGGGCGGCACCTCGATTGTGACGATCCCCAACGTCAACCAGTCGAACGGTGTCATCCATGTGGTCGACACCGTGCTGATGCCGGCGACCTGA